A region of Etheostoma cragini isolate CJK2018 chromosome 2, CSU_Ecrag_1.0, whole genome shotgun sequence DNA encodes the following proteins:
- the sh3d19 gene encoding SH3 domain-containing protein 19 isoform X3, producing MKFDHPERTKPDYLHLSQGPLSSIRAAIKRTRTNSQSDHTRERRRPEITILSAEPLDRRNWLSGTSEVFPRPPQSGWSVGTQAVSQPPPSYDQVIQEKTQEEHIVKPTAAPRRATCTTTSATQTDPVRNNTSTPVPQCSGAPQSVKRPAGKKPQKPPRPSLPKPVDREPVTKAVTPADEKVGTKTAGSTNTEDQSDSKPDLKQTHRADSLPTCSRSVTVHWDSATKPLTAAETTCSSPDSQHGQCPVPLPRTKSRKQTITEVVKVPTLVKIGEDRDSICSDPQVVSQNEYLKELLEVFGADNECKENGDIVDQSDEALQGDDAGDEMNLNRNIQARIQAFETQTGTEEGNTAEPAKQIPLIRKATSKPPVAAKPSVGLRPQLNSVDNDYQNVSTTNIPPSPTTAPRPQPPKKPAERAVKEELNKLFNKTPIPDRTGPDSVFEEDTPPVPPTRPGKTFKQPLKPNLNINNHNSVSVVTNNEYAESQPSYIPSKPQQNADTNMDLVACNITRRPTTIRVPRKSGSLSDHFQDSPPQLPAQKPIGSLKNSANHRQTPSLLRQDSFQSSLPPRRQMSLPPRPPLAKISPGRPTPPSIQRTGRSYSASLEASPKPQAQKPHRKGPALPPRPSPGHRLYNQYTLQIPHGIATSNYNGSNTGELSFQKNDVLLLLEEIDNNTFDCQVGQARGRVHTSCIMVINPLSSVSHMSQPQGASPAGGAGNELKVQAIHDFNPEGPGELALRAGDVVTMVEQLDSEWYTGTCRGSTGFFPVNYVKVLSNSPKPLPERKARPPPATASGPRCVAKFDFEAENSDELSFSEGDVIQLKALAGQDWARGQLGVATGIFPLNFVEIIEDLPPPPSQQKKQSFRIPMPGMVTSPSTHPEVAKPAPVEQHGVEWVVAQYDYVGNSDDDLSFQQGECILISQHLDAEWSCGMLNGREGMFPRAYVESTKGQLSCDKLPSPAAPPPARGKALFNFSSECEEELSLKVGDIITGLESVDDEWFLGDLRGKRALVPKNYVRVLK from the exons ATCatcctgaaagaaccaagccaGACTATTTACATTTAAG CCAAGGGCCTCTGTCTTCTATACGAGCTGCTATCAAACGAA CAAGAACAAACTCTCAGAGTGACCACACCAGAGAAAGAAG GCGACCAGAGATTACCATCCTCTCAGCAGAACCTCTGGACAGAAGGAACTGGTTGTCAGGAACCTCTGAGGTTTTTCCTCGTCCTCCTCAGTCGGGCTGGTCTGTAGGCACCCAGGCTGTTTCCCAG CCCCCACCATCCTATGACCAGGTGATTCAAGAGAAGACCCAGGAAGAGCACATTGTCAAGCCCACTGCAGCCCCCCGCCGGGCCACCTGCACCACCACAAGTGCCACGCAGACTGACCCAGTTCGGAACAACACCTCCACTCCTGTCCCACAGTGCAGTGGTGCTCCACAGTCAGTGAAAAGACCTGCAG gtaaaaagccacaaaaaccACCAAGGCCATCACTGCCAAAACCAGTGGACAGAGAACCAGTCACTAAAGCTGTTACACCCGCTGACGAGAAAGTTGGAACAAAAACGGCAGGATCCACAAACACTGAGGACCAAAGTGACTCCAAGCCAGATTTAAAGCAAACCCACCGAGCGGATTCCCTTCCAACCTGCAGCAGGTCTGTCACTGTGCACTGGGATAGTGCTACAAAGCCTCTCACTGCTGCTGAAACCACTTGCTCTTCCCCAGACTCACAACACGGTCAATGCCCTGTTCCACTTCCTCGTACAAAATCCCGAAAGCAGACGATCACAGAAGTGGTCAAAGTTCCGACTTTGGTCAAAATCGGTGAAGATCGTGACAGTATATGCTCTGATCCACAAGTGGTTTCCCAGAATGAGTATTTAAAGGAGTTATTGGAGGTCTTTGGTGCAGATAACGAGTGTAAGGAGAACGGCGACATCGTTGACCAATCAGACGAGGCTTTACAAGGTGATGATGCTGGTGACGAGATGAACCTCAACCGCAATATCCAGGCCAGGATCCAGGCCTTTGAGACCCAGACTGGCACCGAGGAGGGAAACACAGCTGAACCAGCCAAACAGATACCTCTAATTAGGAAGGCGACCAGCAAACCTCCAGTTGCTGCTAAACCTTCTGTAGGTCTTAGACCTCAACTGAACAGTGTAGATAATGACTATCAAAACGTATCAACCACAAACATCCCACCAAGCCCGACAACAGCCCCCAGACCTCAGCCCCCGAAGAAACCCGCTGAACGAGCTGTGAAAGAGGAACTGAACAAGTTATTCAACAAGACACCCATCCCGGACAGAACAGGTCCCGACAGCGTCTTTGAAGAGGACACTCCACCAGTTCCCCCAACACGTCCAGGGAAGACTTTTAAGCAACCTCTGAAACCCAACCTTAATATaaacaaccacaactcagtctCCGTGGTCACAAACAACGAGTATGCAGAGAGTCAACCCA GTTACATCCCGAGCAAGCCTCAGCAGAATGCAGACACCAATATGGACCTTGTCGCCTGTAATATAACACGGAGACCAACCACCATCAGGGTCCCCAGAAAAAGTGGTTCAT TGTCGGATCATTTTCAGGACAGTCCCCCTCAGCTCCCTGCTCAGAAACCCATAGGCTCCCTGAAGAACTCGGCGAATCACAGACAGACGCCCTCCCTCCTCCGCCAG GACTCTTTCCAGTCATCACTACCTCCTCG GAGGCAGATGTCCCTTCCACCTCGCCCACCGTTAGCCAAAATAAGCCCAGGAAGACCTACCCCACCTAGCATTCAGCGCACTGGTCGATCCTATTCAGCATCGTTGGAAGCGTCGCCTAAACCCCAGGCACAGAAGCCCCACAGGAAAGGACCGGCCTTACCTCCAAGGCCCAGCCCAGGCCACCGTCTTTACAACCAGTACACT CTTCAAATTCCTCATGGGATTGCAACCTCCAACTACAACGGGAGTAATACAGGAGAACTGTCATTTCAG AAAAATGATGTGCttctgctgctggaggagatTGACAACAACACGTTTGACTGTCAAGTTGGACAAGCCAGAGGCAGAGTCCACACATCTTGCATAATGGTCATCAATCCTCTTTCCTCAGTCTCACACATGTCCCAGCCACAG GGTGCCAGTCCAGCTGGTGGAGCTGGTAATGAGCTTAAGGTGCAGGCCATACATGACTTCAATCCAG AGGGTCCAGGAGAGCTGGCTCTGCGAGCTGGAGATGTGGTGACCATGGTGGAGCAGCTGGACAGCGAGTGGTACACAGGCACTTGTAGGGGATCTACTGGTTTCTTTCCCGTCAATTATGTCAAAGTCCTG TCAAATTCACCCAAACCCCTCCCTGAACGGAAAGCGAGGCCACCACCTGCAACAGCCAG TGGTCCGAGATGTGTAGCGAAGTTCGACTTTGAGGCGGAGAACAGCGATGAGCTGTCGTTCTCTGAGGGGGATGTGATCCAGCTCAAGGCGTTAGCTGGACAGGACTGGGCTCGGGGACAGCTTGGCGTCGCGACTGGTATCTTCCCTCTTAACTTTGTAGAGATCATTGAAGATCTGCCTCCACCCCCAAGTCAGCAGAAAAAACAGTCCTTTAGGATACCAATGCCTG GCATGGTTACTTCTCCAAGTACACATCCTGAAGTGGCCAAACCCGCTCCG GTGGAGCAGCACGGTGTGGAGTGGGTGGTGGCTCAGTATGACTACGTGGGGAATTCAGACGACGACCTGTCGTTTCAACAGGGCGAATGTATCCTGATCAGCCAGCATTTGGACGCTGAGTGGAGCTGTGGCATGCTCAACGGCAGAGAGGGCATGTTCCCCAGGGCGTATGTTGAGAGCACCAAAG GCCAGCTGTCCTGTGATAAGCTGCCGAGTCcggctgctcctcctcctgctaGAGGCAAGGCTCTGTTCAACTTTTCGTCAGAATGTGAGGAGGAGCTCTCTCTGAAG GTTGGGGATATTATAACTGGTCTGGAGTCTGTTGATGATGAATGGTTCCTGGGTGACTTGAGAGGGAAACGAGCCCTGGTCCCTAAAAACTACGTGAGAGTACTGAAATAA
- the sh3d19 gene encoding SH3 domain-containing protein 19 isoform X1 — MAEARLVEEGGEGGEGGRDTRNRSRPTDHPERTKPDYLHLSQGPLSSIRAAIKRTRTNSQSDHTRERRRPEITILSAEPLDRRNWLSGTSEVFPRPPQSGWSVGTQAVSQPPPSYDQVIQEKTQEEHIVKPTAAPRRATCTTTSATQTDPVRNNTSTPVPQCSGAPQSVKRPAGKKPQKPPRPSLPKPVDREPVTKAVTPADEKVGTKTAGSTNTEDQSDSKPDLKQTHRADSLPTCSRSVTVHWDSATKPLTAAETTCSSPDSQHGQCPVPLPRTKSRKQTITEVVKVPTLVKIGEDRDSICSDPQVVSQNEYLKELLEVFGADNECKENGDIVDQSDEALQGDDAGDEMNLNRNIQARIQAFETQTGTEEGNTAEPAKQIPLIRKATSKPPVAAKPSVGLRPQLNSVDNDYQNVSTTNIPPSPTTAPRPQPPKKPAERAVKEELNKLFNKTPIPDRTGPDSVFEEDTPPVPPTRPGKTFKQPLKPNLNINNHNSVSVVTNNEYAESQPSYIPSKPQQNADTNMDLVACNITRRPTTIRVPRKSGSLSDHFQDSPPQLPAQKPIGSLKNSANHRQTPSLLRQDSFQSSLPPRRQMSLPPRPPLAKISPGRPTPPSIQRTGRSYSASLEASPKPQAQKPHRKGPALPPRPSPGHRLYNQYTLQIPHGIATSNYNGSNTGELSFQKNDVLLLLEEIDNNTFDCQVGQARGRVHTSCIMVINPLSSVSHMSQPQGASPAGGAGNELKVQAIHDFNPEGPGELALRAGDVVTMVEQLDSEWYTGTCRGSTGFFPVNYVKVLSNSPKPLPERKARPPPATASGPRCVAKFDFEAENSDELSFSEGDVIQLKALAGQDWARGQLGVATGIFPLNFVEIIEDLPPPPSQQKKQSFRIPMPGMVTSPSTHPEVAKPAPVEQHGVEWVVAQYDYVGNSDDDLSFQQGECILISQHLDAEWSCGMLNGREGMFPRAYVESTKGQLSCDKLPSPAAPPPARGKALFNFSSECEEELSLKVGDIITGLESVDDEWFLGDLRGKRALVPKNYVRVLK, encoded by the exons ATCatcctgaaagaaccaagccaGACTATTTACATTTAAG CCAAGGGCCTCTGTCTTCTATACGAGCTGCTATCAAACGAA CAAGAACAAACTCTCAGAGTGACCACACCAGAGAAAGAAG GCGACCAGAGATTACCATCCTCTCAGCAGAACCTCTGGACAGAAGGAACTGGTTGTCAGGAACCTCTGAGGTTTTTCCTCGTCCTCCTCAGTCGGGCTGGTCTGTAGGCACCCAGGCTGTTTCCCAG CCCCCACCATCCTATGACCAGGTGATTCAAGAGAAGACCCAGGAAGAGCACATTGTCAAGCCCACTGCAGCCCCCCGCCGGGCCACCTGCACCACCACAAGTGCCACGCAGACTGACCCAGTTCGGAACAACACCTCCACTCCTGTCCCACAGTGCAGTGGTGCTCCACAGTCAGTGAAAAGACCTGCAG gtaaaaagccacaaaaaccACCAAGGCCATCACTGCCAAAACCAGTGGACAGAGAACCAGTCACTAAAGCTGTTACACCCGCTGACGAGAAAGTTGGAACAAAAACGGCAGGATCCACAAACACTGAGGACCAAAGTGACTCCAAGCCAGATTTAAAGCAAACCCACCGAGCGGATTCCCTTCCAACCTGCAGCAGGTCTGTCACTGTGCACTGGGATAGTGCTACAAAGCCTCTCACTGCTGCTGAAACCACTTGCTCTTCCCCAGACTCACAACACGGTCAATGCCCTGTTCCACTTCCTCGTACAAAATCCCGAAAGCAGACGATCACAGAAGTGGTCAAAGTTCCGACTTTGGTCAAAATCGGTGAAGATCGTGACAGTATATGCTCTGATCCACAAGTGGTTTCCCAGAATGAGTATTTAAAGGAGTTATTGGAGGTCTTTGGTGCAGATAACGAGTGTAAGGAGAACGGCGACATCGTTGACCAATCAGACGAGGCTTTACAAGGTGATGATGCTGGTGACGAGATGAACCTCAACCGCAATATCCAGGCCAGGATCCAGGCCTTTGAGACCCAGACTGGCACCGAGGAGGGAAACACAGCTGAACCAGCCAAACAGATACCTCTAATTAGGAAGGCGACCAGCAAACCTCCAGTTGCTGCTAAACCTTCTGTAGGTCTTAGACCTCAACTGAACAGTGTAGATAATGACTATCAAAACGTATCAACCACAAACATCCCACCAAGCCCGACAACAGCCCCCAGACCTCAGCCCCCGAAGAAACCCGCTGAACGAGCTGTGAAAGAGGAACTGAACAAGTTATTCAACAAGACACCCATCCCGGACAGAACAGGTCCCGACAGCGTCTTTGAAGAGGACACTCCACCAGTTCCCCCAACACGTCCAGGGAAGACTTTTAAGCAACCTCTGAAACCCAACCTTAATATaaacaaccacaactcagtctCCGTGGTCACAAACAACGAGTATGCAGAGAGTCAACCCA GTTACATCCCGAGCAAGCCTCAGCAGAATGCAGACACCAATATGGACCTTGTCGCCTGTAATATAACACGGAGACCAACCACCATCAGGGTCCCCAGAAAAAGTGGTTCAT TGTCGGATCATTTTCAGGACAGTCCCCCTCAGCTCCCTGCTCAGAAACCCATAGGCTCCCTGAAGAACTCGGCGAATCACAGACAGACGCCCTCCCTCCTCCGCCAG GACTCTTTCCAGTCATCACTACCTCCTCG GAGGCAGATGTCCCTTCCACCTCGCCCACCGTTAGCCAAAATAAGCCCAGGAAGACCTACCCCACCTAGCATTCAGCGCACTGGTCGATCCTATTCAGCATCGTTGGAAGCGTCGCCTAAACCCCAGGCACAGAAGCCCCACAGGAAAGGACCGGCCTTACCTCCAAGGCCCAGCCCAGGCCACCGTCTTTACAACCAGTACACT CTTCAAATTCCTCATGGGATTGCAACCTCCAACTACAACGGGAGTAATACAGGAGAACTGTCATTTCAG AAAAATGATGTGCttctgctgctggaggagatTGACAACAACACGTTTGACTGTCAAGTTGGACAAGCCAGAGGCAGAGTCCACACATCTTGCATAATGGTCATCAATCCTCTTTCCTCAGTCTCACACATGTCCCAGCCACAG GGTGCCAGTCCAGCTGGTGGAGCTGGTAATGAGCTTAAGGTGCAGGCCATACATGACTTCAATCCAG AGGGTCCAGGAGAGCTGGCTCTGCGAGCTGGAGATGTGGTGACCATGGTGGAGCAGCTGGACAGCGAGTGGTACACAGGCACTTGTAGGGGATCTACTGGTTTCTTTCCCGTCAATTATGTCAAAGTCCTG TCAAATTCACCCAAACCCCTCCCTGAACGGAAAGCGAGGCCACCACCTGCAACAGCCAG TGGTCCGAGATGTGTAGCGAAGTTCGACTTTGAGGCGGAGAACAGCGATGAGCTGTCGTTCTCTGAGGGGGATGTGATCCAGCTCAAGGCGTTAGCTGGACAGGACTGGGCTCGGGGACAGCTTGGCGTCGCGACTGGTATCTTCCCTCTTAACTTTGTAGAGATCATTGAAGATCTGCCTCCACCCCCAAGTCAGCAGAAAAAACAGTCCTTTAGGATACCAATGCCTG GCATGGTTACTTCTCCAAGTACACATCCTGAAGTGGCCAAACCCGCTCCG GTGGAGCAGCACGGTGTGGAGTGGGTGGTGGCTCAGTATGACTACGTGGGGAATTCAGACGACGACCTGTCGTTTCAACAGGGCGAATGTATCCTGATCAGCCAGCATTTGGACGCTGAGTGGAGCTGTGGCATGCTCAACGGCAGAGAGGGCATGTTCCCCAGGGCGTATGTTGAGAGCACCAAAG GCCAGCTGTCCTGTGATAAGCTGCCGAGTCcggctgctcctcctcctgctaGAGGCAAGGCTCTGTTCAACTTTTCGTCAGAATGTGAGGAGGAGCTCTCTCTGAAG GTTGGGGATATTATAACTGGTCTGGAGTCTGTTGATGATGAATGGTTCCTGGGTGACTTGAGAGGGAAACGAGCCCTGGTCCCTAAAAACTACGTGAGAGTACTGAAATAA
- the sh3d19 gene encoding SH3 domain-containing protein 19 isoform X2 — protein MAEARLVEEGGEGGEGGRDTRNRSRPTDHPERTKPDYLHLSQGPLSSIRAAIKRTRTNSQSDHTRERRRPEITILSAEPLDRRNWLSGTSEVFPRPPQSGWSVGTQAVSQVIQEKTQEEHIVKPTAAPRRATCTTTSATQTDPVRNNTSTPVPQCSGAPQSVKRPAGKKPQKPPRPSLPKPVDREPVTKAVTPADEKVGTKTAGSTNTEDQSDSKPDLKQTHRADSLPTCSRSVTVHWDSATKPLTAAETTCSSPDSQHGQCPVPLPRTKSRKQTITEVVKVPTLVKIGEDRDSICSDPQVVSQNEYLKELLEVFGADNECKENGDIVDQSDEALQGDDAGDEMNLNRNIQARIQAFETQTGTEEGNTAEPAKQIPLIRKATSKPPVAAKPSVGLRPQLNSVDNDYQNVSTTNIPPSPTTAPRPQPPKKPAERAVKEELNKLFNKTPIPDRTGPDSVFEEDTPPVPPTRPGKTFKQPLKPNLNINNHNSVSVVTNNEYAESQPSYIPSKPQQNADTNMDLVACNITRRPTTIRVPRKSGSLSDHFQDSPPQLPAQKPIGSLKNSANHRQTPSLLRQDSFQSSLPPRRQMSLPPRPPLAKISPGRPTPPSIQRTGRSYSASLEASPKPQAQKPHRKGPALPPRPSPGHRLYNQYTLQIPHGIATSNYNGSNTGELSFQKNDVLLLLEEIDNNTFDCQVGQARGRVHTSCIMVINPLSSVSHMSQPQGASPAGGAGNELKVQAIHDFNPEGPGELALRAGDVVTMVEQLDSEWYTGTCRGSTGFFPVNYVKVLSNSPKPLPERKARPPPATASGPRCVAKFDFEAENSDELSFSEGDVIQLKALAGQDWARGQLGVATGIFPLNFVEIIEDLPPPPSQQKKQSFRIPMPGMVTSPSTHPEVAKPAPVEQHGVEWVVAQYDYVGNSDDDLSFQQGECILISQHLDAEWSCGMLNGREGMFPRAYVESTKGQLSCDKLPSPAAPPPARGKALFNFSSECEEELSLKVGDIITGLESVDDEWFLGDLRGKRALVPKNYVRVLK, from the exons ATCatcctgaaagaaccaagccaGACTATTTACATTTAAG CCAAGGGCCTCTGTCTTCTATACGAGCTGCTATCAAACGAA CAAGAACAAACTCTCAGAGTGACCACACCAGAGAAAGAAG GCGACCAGAGATTACCATCCTCTCAGCAGAACCTCTGGACAGAAGGAACTGGTTGTCAGGAACCTCTGAGGTTTTTCCTCGTCCTCCTCAGTCGGGCTGGTCTGTAGGCACCCAGGCTGTTTCCCAG GTGATTCAAGAGAAGACCCAGGAAGAGCACATTGTCAAGCCCACTGCAGCCCCCCGCCGGGCCACCTGCACCACCACAAGTGCCACGCAGACTGACCCAGTTCGGAACAACACCTCCACTCCTGTCCCACAGTGCAGTGGTGCTCCACAGTCAGTGAAAAGACCTGCAG gtaaaaagccacaaaaaccACCAAGGCCATCACTGCCAAAACCAGTGGACAGAGAACCAGTCACTAAAGCTGTTACACCCGCTGACGAGAAAGTTGGAACAAAAACGGCAGGATCCACAAACACTGAGGACCAAAGTGACTCCAAGCCAGATTTAAAGCAAACCCACCGAGCGGATTCCCTTCCAACCTGCAGCAGGTCTGTCACTGTGCACTGGGATAGTGCTACAAAGCCTCTCACTGCTGCTGAAACCACTTGCTCTTCCCCAGACTCACAACACGGTCAATGCCCTGTTCCACTTCCTCGTACAAAATCCCGAAAGCAGACGATCACAGAAGTGGTCAAAGTTCCGACTTTGGTCAAAATCGGTGAAGATCGTGACAGTATATGCTCTGATCCACAAGTGGTTTCCCAGAATGAGTATTTAAAGGAGTTATTGGAGGTCTTTGGTGCAGATAACGAGTGTAAGGAGAACGGCGACATCGTTGACCAATCAGACGAGGCTTTACAAGGTGATGATGCTGGTGACGAGATGAACCTCAACCGCAATATCCAGGCCAGGATCCAGGCCTTTGAGACCCAGACTGGCACCGAGGAGGGAAACACAGCTGAACCAGCCAAACAGATACCTCTAATTAGGAAGGCGACCAGCAAACCTCCAGTTGCTGCTAAACCTTCTGTAGGTCTTAGACCTCAACTGAACAGTGTAGATAATGACTATCAAAACGTATCAACCACAAACATCCCACCAAGCCCGACAACAGCCCCCAGACCTCAGCCCCCGAAGAAACCCGCTGAACGAGCTGTGAAAGAGGAACTGAACAAGTTATTCAACAAGACACCCATCCCGGACAGAACAGGTCCCGACAGCGTCTTTGAAGAGGACACTCCACCAGTTCCCCCAACACGTCCAGGGAAGACTTTTAAGCAACCTCTGAAACCCAACCTTAATATaaacaaccacaactcagtctCCGTGGTCACAAACAACGAGTATGCAGAGAGTCAACCCA GTTACATCCCGAGCAAGCCTCAGCAGAATGCAGACACCAATATGGACCTTGTCGCCTGTAATATAACACGGAGACCAACCACCATCAGGGTCCCCAGAAAAAGTGGTTCAT TGTCGGATCATTTTCAGGACAGTCCCCCTCAGCTCCCTGCTCAGAAACCCATAGGCTCCCTGAAGAACTCGGCGAATCACAGACAGACGCCCTCCCTCCTCCGCCAG GACTCTTTCCAGTCATCACTACCTCCTCG GAGGCAGATGTCCCTTCCACCTCGCCCACCGTTAGCCAAAATAAGCCCAGGAAGACCTACCCCACCTAGCATTCAGCGCACTGGTCGATCCTATTCAGCATCGTTGGAAGCGTCGCCTAAACCCCAGGCACAGAAGCCCCACAGGAAAGGACCGGCCTTACCTCCAAGGCCCAGCCCAGGCCACCGTCTTTACAACCAGTACACT CTTCAAATTCCTCATGGGATTGCAACCTCCAACTACAACGGGAGTAATACAGGAGAACTGTCATTTCAG AAAAATGATGTGCttctgctgctggaggagatTGACAACAACACGTTTGACTGTCAAGTTGGACAAGCCAGAGGCAGAGTCCACACATCTTGCATAATGGTCATCAATCCTCTTTCCTCAGTCTCACACATGTCCCAGCCACAG GGTGCCAGTCCAGCTGGTGGAGCTGGTAATGAGCTTAAGGTGCAGGCCATACATGACTTCAATCCAG AGGGTCCAGGAGAGCTGGCTCTGCGAGCTGGAGATGTGGTGACCATGGTGGAGCAGCTGGACAGCGAGTGGTACACAGGCACTTGTAGGGGATCTACTGGTTTCTTTCCCGTCAATTATGTCAAAGTCCTG TCAAATTCACCCAAACCCCTCCCTGAACGGAAAGCGAGGCCACCACCTGCAACAGCCAG TGGTCCGAGATGTGTAGCGAAGTTCGACTTTGAGGCGGAGAACAGCGATGAGCTGTCGTTCTCTGAGGGGGATGTGATCCAGCTCAAGGCGTTAGCTGGACAGGACTGGGCTCGGGGACAGCTTGGCGTCGCGACTGGTATCTTCCCTCTTAACTTTGTAGAGATCATTGAAGATCTGCCTCCACCCCCAAGTCAGCAGAAAAAACAGTCCTTTAGGATACCAATGCCTG GCATGGTTACTTCTCCAAGTACACATCCTGAAGTGGCCAAACCCGCTCCG GTGGAGCAGCACGGTGTGGAGTGGGTGGTGGCTCAGTATGACTACGTGGGGAATTCAGACGACGACCTGTCGTTTCAACAGGGCGAATGTATCCTGATCAGCCAGCATTTGGACGCTGAGTGGAGCTGTGGCATGCTCAACGGCAGAGAGGGCATGTTCCCCAGGGCGTATGTTGAGAGCACCAAAG GCCAGCTGTCCTGTGATAAGCTGCCGAGTCcggctgctcctcctcctgctaGAGGCAAGGCTCTGTTCAACTTTTCGTCAGAATGTGAGGAGGAGCTCTCTCTGAAG GTTGGGGATATTATAACTGGTCTGGAGTCTGTTGATGATGAATGGTTCCTGGGTGACTTGAGAGGGAAACGAGCCCTGGTCCCTAAAAACTACGTGAGAGTACTGAAATAA